The Oleispira antarctica RB-8 genome contains the following window.
TAGTTTTATTCTTGAGTTGAATTGAATAGCTTCCATAGCTTCGTCCTAAATTTAGGGTTAAATCCGTTTTATTGGTTGACAGTCAGATATATAGGATATATCTTTCTATCATCCGATATATGGGATGAGTTCTTAAAAGGTTCGCAGATGTTCCTAATAGTAGACTCTTTTCCTATATGTAGGCCAGTAATTAACCATATAGGGGACGAAAAATGACACTTCTGTCACAAAAACGCTTGAATACTCATCAGACGGCCGAATTTTTGGGGGTGACTGGGAAGACTGTATCGAAATGGCGTGATGCAGGCGTAATGCCAAAGCCTATGCGCTTGGGCCTTAGCGAATACTGGTTAGAAAGCCAGCTTGAAGCATGGGTTGCCGAGCAAAACCCGCACTTAGTTGAAGCCAAGCCACAATCAGCAATCACTCAATAAACCCTCTTTAAACGGAATTAATTATGAGCATGTTACTAAAAAACCACCTTAACGCAGTTGCCCCCGCATTGGGCATGATCCCAATGAGCTTTGAAATTCACTATGACGAAAGCGAAGAAGAAAACTTCAACGAATCATGGGCAGAGGCTTTTTCTGAATTGCGCCGCCTTGAAGTTTGCATGGTCGGATATGTGCTAACCAAGTTTGAAGACGGCTTTAAAGAAAGCGTTGGCAAAACCGTTGTTCTGTATGCCGAAGATTCACAAACTGAAAAATCAATAACCGACGTTATGTTTCAAATGGAATTAGACGTGGTTCATACCGGTGAAATGGGCGTGAAGTATGCCCGTGGAATTGAGCCAAGCTTTTTTGGCGTAGATCGTTTTACCGAATTATTGATCAGTGATCTTAAAGACATAAACATTGTTAAAACCCACTCCATTGCAAGCGCACTTTAAAAAGGAATTCATCATGTTAGCTATTGATCAAAATCCGCTGAATATTCTAGAGCAAAAGAAATACAACGTTAGCCAAGCGGCAGCACTTTTGGGCATGTCGAACGCTTCATTAAATCGATTACGTAGGAAAGGTGATGCGCCCAATGAAATTAGTATTGCTGGTAATACTCGTTTTTTAGAAAAAGATTTATTGAACTGGTTGATTGATCAAAACCCAAGACTAAAAGATCAGTTTGAATTGATGGAGTCGGCTAGAACCGCATTTTCAAGAAGTGCGGCCCGTGCAAACAAAGCAAAAAACAAAGCAGCATTAAAGGCGGTGAAGTAATGGGAATGACAATGCCGATGCCTATTAAATTTATTGATGGTCAGGCGCTTATTTCGTATGACTTGCGAATTCGTGAAGGGTTGGTGAAGCCTAAAAGAATACTTGGCTTTTGTTGGCTTATTGAAAAGGACTGCCCCGAGTGGTGGGAAGGGATGGCATTTTTTCCGTTTGGTGATTGCTATAGCCAAACTCTGGGCCGTCTTTGTTATGAAAATACTCACGGAATGCAAATAACATACTTTCTATTCGAGAATGGTTTTCCATTTGGTTTTTATGAATCAGAGCGGGAGGCAATACAGTTTCAAATAAATAATCACCGTAAATGTATTTCGGGCTTGGAAAATAAAATTGAAGATCGCAAGGGCGTTTTTTGCATTCATGAATATGCGAGAAGTTTAAGCATATTTAAGAGAGAACTTAGGTTATTTAAGGGTCTTAGAACTCGTTATAAAAAGAATCAAAAGCGTTTGGCAGAACTAGAATATTTAGATGAATGGCCATTTTGAAATGAGAATATTAAAGGCGGTGAAGTGATGGGTGCTACAAAGTTAAGTTTTAAGTCAAAGGGCATGGTGAACAGTATTCGCGTTCAGGGCGGTCATGGTTTACCGCCGAATGTGCTTGCTGTTTTTTCAAATGATACGGCGGGAGTTTCGGTTGAGCCAAATGCAGTTCGTTGTTTTGTTGAACAGCGTATTTTGACCATGGGTGATATGCAAATATTTTTAGATGATTCGGCTATTAAGCAAGTTCATTATTTTTTAAGCGCGCAATTTAAAGCGCGTGATATTTATTGGGGTTGTTAGCCATAGCGCTAACTGCCTTTTTTTATTTTCGGTTTTGCTCTTTATAGAGCGTTTTTATTTTTATTTGGTTTTATTCGTTGGGGTGTTTTATGGGTTATATCTCTGTTGTTTGTACCAATCCTGATTGTGCATTAGAAACCACTCGCTTAGAAGATACCGAATGGTGCCCAAAATGCGGTGATTATACTCAGCCAGTCGCGGGTTTTAATAGCCAGGCAACCCCCGTTGCACCAATGGTCAATAATAATATATCTCCTGAGTTGCTGCGTTCAATTGCTAACTCAAAACCGATTGAGTTTGACGGCCATGATTTGACGTTCATCTATTCATTATTAGATAAAAAGCAAAGCGAGTATTTACAGGGCGTAATTAAGTTAGAGACTACTAATGAGAACGCCAGAAGTACGAAAGAATATTTTGATCTTTGTCAGGGGTTTGAGCATGCAATGAAGATTATGCAGTTGATTAATGAAGAATTTAAAAAGCAACGCGCAAAATCAGAAATTCACCGCCGCATGACGGGATTTTATTCAACGCCTGAAAATATTAAAAAATCTAACTTGGTTGGTGTTGCGTAATGGCTGTTATAGAAAATCTTGCTGAATACGCATTAGTCAGCGCACCAAAAGCAAAATATCCTGATTTCTGGCTGGGTGAGGCTAAGAAGCTTGCTAATCGTTGTAATAAATATTATTCAACAGCGCTTGTGAATGAATGGCAGCGTGTTGCTAAAAATAAAAGTCTTAAGGATGCCAATATTCGTTTAAAGAAACTTCAAGAAAGTTTTAAGTTTGGTGACTTCGTAATTACTGATACTCAAGACGAAGCCGTTTCTGATTATGCCAATACGCTTTCAATTAAGTGCATTACCATTTTAGCTAATTACATGCAATTTGGTGATGAAGAAAAAGCCGTTCAGCACATTCAAAACGTATGTGATCGCCATGAGTTATCAGAAGATTTAGAAACCGTGGTGAAGCGCGGTGAATTTCGCGGCTTTGCATTACGCTTGCAAGACGCTAAATGGTGGCGCGGTAAAATCAAACGTTTTTCGGCCCGCCGTATCGAAAAGATTTCACGCGAACTGGGTTTTATTAATAAAGCCCGTTCAATGTATTGTTCAGAAGTTGGCAAACGTGAGCACAAGCGTTCAAAGCAATTAGGTTTTGAACACATGGAAAACGTGGTTTTAGAAAACAACGTTGGTGATCAATATACCCTTGCTGATCTTGCAGAATTGAGTAATTCAAACCCTGCTATTCGTAGAGCTGAATTGATGGTGAGAATCGCAGGCTTTGAGCAGTACGCAAAAGAACGCCAATTTAATGCTTGGTTTTTCACAATTACTTGTCCATCAAAATACCACTCTCATCACTTGAGCGGTCATAGAAATAAAAAGTTTCAGGGCTCTGGTCAAAAAGAAGCACAAGATTATCTTTGCAAACTTTGGGCAAAATTTCGTTCTAAAGCTAAGCGCATTACAAAAGACAAAGACGAAGAGTGGGAGTTTTTCGGCTTTCGTGTTGCAGAGCCTCATCATGATGCTACACCGCATTGGCATCTTCTTTTATTTATAAACCCGCGTCATGAAAGTGAAGTGCGTTCTTTTTTGCGTAAATACGCAATGGAAGAAGACGGCAATGAGCGCGGCGCTTATAAAGCACGTTTTGATGAAACCAAAATCAAGCAGGGTTTGAACGAAGCCACAGGCAAGGAATATTCTGCGGCGGGTTATATCGCTAAATATGTTGCTAAAAACATTGATGGTGAGCATGTCGATGTTGATACCTATGGCGAGGATGCCAGGGCAAGCGCGCAAAGTATTGTCGGTTGGTCGTCACGTAATGGCTTGCGTCAATTTCAGCAAGTAGGCGGGCCAAAGGTTAGCCAATGGCGCGAGCTTAGAAGACTAGCGAATATTTCAGAAGAAGACGAAGCGGAAATGAGCCCTCTTTTAAAATCGGCCATCGATAAGTTAGAAAGCTTTGAACATGCAGCAGATGCTTGGTGCTGGTATTGCCGTTTTTCTGATCAACATGGTTTGTCACTTTATAAAATCGCTAAAACGGTTGATGACATTATTGAATCAGTTGATACCGAAACGGGCGAAGTGTTCCCACTAACCCTGCAAAAACCAAGTGTGAATTATTACGGCGAATTTATAGATCAAATAAAAGGCATTGATTTAAGCCTTAACTTTTTGCCCGAAGGTTTTCCGTATCCGGTTGAAGATAATCAGTCTAACCACATTCGTCAGAAAACCCGCTTCTACGATTGGACCATTATTAACGCCACGAAAGCCGAAGCGGCAGAAGTGCGCGCAACTAACGTTGCTAAGAAGCTGGCAATGAATGAAGCAAAGCTTGGAGAAGCGGTTGCGGTTGCTGATGACTTGCTAACGGCTTTGGTGGTTGCTGCTCCTGAATCTTTTGATCTTGATCTTGAGTCTCTTGATTTTAAAGCGCTTTGCGCGCCTTGGACTGGTGTCAATAACTGTACTGGGTCGGTTGAAGGCTTCGGACAGAAACCCGAAGCCCAGCAACAACAAACTCTTTTTGATTTGAATAGGCCGTAAAAATAATGAAAAACACGCAACTGAATATTCCTATTAGACGCTTAGATGCAATCGAGATTGCCGCATTAGAGCCAATGGTGAAAGCCGCGTACCTAAAACGATTAAAAATCCAGCGCCCAAATTTATTTGAAGGGGTTTTGCGCCTGGTCACAATTGAAGAAACTCGTTTATTGGTTAATAAGGCGAAAGCCAGCGGCCAAGAAGACTTTGTAATTAGATCTATAAACAACGCAATGGAGAAAGCAGAATGTTAATTTTAACTCGTAGAGTCGGTGAAGCCTTGGTGATCGGTGATGATTTAAGAATAGTGGTCGATTCGATAGGTTTAGGTGACGTCAGATTTACAGTAATTGATATTTCAAAGATTGGTAATGGTGGCGAATGGGCTGCTTATTCTGATTTTGGTGAGTGCTATATATTAAACAAAGAACTTAAAATTAATTTTCTTAGCGTGAAAGGCAGTCAAGTGAAGATCGGCATTGATGCACCTAAATCAATTTCAGTTCACCGTGAAGAAATTTATAAAAAGATTCAGGCCGAAAAACCAGAACGAATCACGCTTTCAAAGCGTGGCTTGGAAATGATGGGTTAATCACGTTTAAAAATGGAATTTAATATGACTACGTTCAAAATTAAAAATATGACTTTTTCGAAGCTGGGCTTGCTGATCGTAGCCGCTGGCCTATTTTCAGTATCGGTTTATAGCGAAGTTATGTTGTTCACTTCGGTATTTCAAGCGAATGCTGAAAAGCTGTTGGCGGGTACGTTTGCTTTTTTCGTTGTATTGGCACAAATAGTTTTTGCAGATCAAGCCGCATTTTGGCGCAGTAGAAAAAACGATTTATTAGCGGGCCTGTGTGGGTTGGCTGTACTGGTCTTAATGACTGTATCGGTTGCGGGTTCTGTTTTCTTTTTTGAAAGTGGTTATAACGAAATGAAACAAAAACAAAACACCAGCGGCATGGGTTATCAGTTGGCCGTTGAATTGATCAACAGCAAGAAAAACACCATTGCAGGTTTGAAAGCGAATGCTGAAAAATCAGAGCAGGCGGGCAACGCTTGGGACGCTGGGCAAAAACGATTGAAAGCGGTTGAAGTAGAAAACGAACTGGCCGCGTTGATCTTATCATTGCGTGATAACAAAGCCGAAGCCGTGGGCAGCGCTTCGGCCATGGTGGGCATTCTTGAATCCTATCGATTTATCGCATGGTTCATCTTTGCCGCTATTGCTGATTTTGTGCCCGTACTGGCCGTGGTGTTGTTGCGTCTTTGCCCTGTTAAAGAAAGCCCTGCCAAGGAAACAAAACAGGAAGCAAAACAAACGAACAAAACAAAACAGCCAGCAAAACAAAACGAAAACAAAACAGTAAAAACGAATGCAATAGCAAAACAAAAATTAAGGCATGTGATCGAGATGCGTCAAGCCGTACCCAGTGTACGTGAAGCCAAAAAATTGGGTTTCAGCTATGCAGCATTCAAAGCAGAAATTGAAGCCTTGGTTGAAGATAGATTTTTAACAAAACGCGAAAGCGGAAAAGGGTGGGAAGTAGCATGATCGATGTTAAAAGCTATTTTTGTGGTGCTGGTTTGATGGACGTTGGTTTGATACAAGCTGGCGTTAATATCAAACAATCTTTTGAAATCGATAAGAACGCTGTAAAAACTTACAAAGCAAATATTGGTGATCATGTTAAGCATTGTGATATTTCACAAGAATTAGTACTTACACAAGATGGCTGTGATGTGATGGTTTTTACATACCCTTGCACTAAATACAGTTCAATAGCTGATATTCATCAAACAAGAACGGGTGATGAATTGTTTCTTCATGCGTTGCGCCATGTTGCCATTGAGCGGCCAGAAGTGTATTCCATTGAAAATGTACCAGGTATGAAAGCGTTTCCAATAGTCATGGAAGCAATGACGAAAATGCCTGATTACTATGTGCAAGTATTTTGCCCTATTCAATCTGAATTGTGGTTACCGCAAAGAAGAAACCGTTTGATTATTTTTGGTAGCAAAAAACGCTTTGCCATACGTCCACCTGAAAACACACGGGCTATTTCATTGGCTGAAATATTAGAAAAAGAACCTAATGTGACATTACCAAAAGCAATTGCCGCGCGTATGGGTGGAAAATATAGAGACTTGCCAATTATTAGTGATCCGGCCAAAGGTGATATTGCTCCAACGTGTGTTGCTCATTACGCAAAAGATAAAAGCACGCGCTTAGTTGTTGATAAGCGTTTCCCGTTAGGGGTTCGGCCTTATTCAGTTAGAGAGTTCGCCCGTCTTCAAGGCTTGCCGGATTCTTTTGTTTTTCCTGTTTCTGATAGTTCAGCATATAAACAAATTGGAAACGGTGTTTCTGTTCAGGTCGGTGAATGGCTTGGAAAAGAAATAAAAAGATATTTTCATTAACCAAAATCAAGCGGGTTAATCCCCGCTTTAACCAAAAACCTAAAGTGAGTAAGTAAAATGTACCAAGCAAACCAACCAGCAGCACAACCAATGAACGCAGCACAAAACGTGGTACCAATTTTCCAAATGAATGAAAACTTGGCTGCAGAAGCGGGCATTTCTGAATTTGTAGTCAATGGCGGCGCGTATAACTGCACGATCCTAAAGGCCAAGTTCATTAAAGCTAAATCCACAGGCAGTGACGGTTTAGAAATTAGCGTGATTACTGATAGCGAATTGAAAGCCAATTACCTAAATATCTATTTCCGTAAAAATAATGGCGAATCGATTAAATCGGGTGAAGCCATGCTTTCGGGTATTATGTATTTAACCGGTATTCCTGCGTTAACTTCAACGCAGCAAAACGGCGAATTTTTCGCGCTTGAATTAGAAGGTCAGAATCTTGGTTTATTCTTGCAAAAGTCGTTTTATAAAAAAACAGGGGGCGGTGAAGGCGCCAACTTTGATATTGCCATGCCGTTTCAAACGGGCAGCTTGTTAACACCAGAAGAAGCCATGCAAGGCAAGGCTGCCGAAACAATTAAAAAAATGATCGCTGATTACCGCGATAAATAGCGAACATTAGTAAAAACAAAGCCCGCCTGGTTAACCTCTAATTAGCCAGCGCGGGCTTTTTTGTATCAGTCTGTTTTGGTCGCGGTTTTTCTACTGTGCCAGTTTTAAAGCTTGTTTTGCTAAGTTATCAAAAATATCACGTTGTTTAGCGCTGAGTGATGAGTACTCACGAATCCAAGATGCTTTAGCAGGTGACTCAATTTCTAGCATGTGCTCAATTGAAACGCCGGTTAATTGTTCAAGTTTTTTGATCTGGCTTAGGGTGTATTCATTTTTGCCGCGTTCAACACGGCTTATATGATCTTTTGAGCAGTTTAGAGCGGTTGCAAGTTGTGATTGATACATTCCGAGCCATTCAAGGCGAATGCTCGCTAAATGCTTGCCTGTGTCCTTGTGGTTCCAAGTGTCGGCATTGTCTTGATTCGTATTGTAACTACGGGTTTGTGAAATCACTTAAACAGCCTAAAGCATATATGCGTTTAGTTTAGCTAACATTTTCAATCACGCGCTTCTGTGCGCCCTAAAGTTGTTTTTTATCTGTATTATCCATACCAAGCATTAGAAGCTATTTTATCAATAGCGATTGAATGTTGTTGATTTTACGCGTGTGAATAGTGCTAATGCTGAAATGGAAACATGTAGATAATGTACAAAAGGTTCAAGGATTAACGGAATGAACATAAGTAGCCAAGAAAGTGGTCTGGTGATGGGGCGTCTGCAAGAAGCCAGTGCAATCAATAAAACGGTTTGTGCGTTTATTGCTGCCAAGGGGGCGGGTCAAGATTTGGTGATCGGTGATGATGAGGCACTGGGTTTTGTGCTCATCCTTGAGCAGTTAGGAAATAAATTAGATGAAGCGGAAAAGGCATTGAGAAGGGAGGGTATAAATTAAGAAGATTGCATCGATTGGCTGGCTGTTGCTAAAAATTGCTTTTGGGCATCGGCTGGCAAATTTTGAAAAAGGAGGTCTAGTGAAATTTGAACCGCCGCAACTTTAGGATCCACCCAATGTGTGAACGCTACTTGAGTTACAAAACTATGGCCATTTTTCTCACACGAATGGTTTGTACACTTCGCATAAACACTGCTTACTTCTTCCGTTGAAGCCGGGTGTGTGTAGATACGGGCTT
Protein-coding sequences here:
- a CDS encoding Lambda repressor-like protein, whose protein sequence is MYQSQLATALNCSKDHISRVERGKNEYTLSQIKKLEQLTGVSIEHMLEIESPAKASWIREYSSLSAKQRDIFDNLAKQALKLAQ
- a CDS encoding Bacteriophage replication gene A family protein, with amino-acid sequence MAVIENLAEYALVSAPKAKYPDFWLGEAKKLANRCNKYYSTALVNEWQRVAKNKSLKDANIRLKKLQESFKFGDFVITDTQDEAVSDYANTLSIKCITILANYMQFGDEEKAVQHIQNVCDRHELSEDLETVVKRGEFRGFALRLQDAKWWRGKIKRFSARRIEKISRELGFINKARSMYCSEVGKREHKRSKQLGFEHMENVVLENNVGDQYTLADLAELSNSNPAIRRAELMVRIAGFEQYAKERQFNAWFFTITCPSKYHSHHLSGHRNKKFQGSGQKEAQDYLCKLWAKFRSKAKRITKDKDEEWEFFGFRVAEPHHDATPHWHLLLFINPRHESEVRSFLRKYAMEEDGNERGAYKARFDETKIKQGLNEATGKEYSAAGYIAKYVAKNIDGEHVDVDTYGEDARASAQSIVGWSSRNGLRQFQQVGGPKVSQWRELRRLANISEEDEAEMSPLLKSAIDKLESFEHAADAWCWYCRFSDQHGLSLYKIAKTVDDIIESVDTETGEVFPLTLQKPSVNYYGEFIDQIKGIDLSLNFLPEGFPYPVEDNQSNHIRQKTRFYDWTIINATKAEAAEVRATNVAKKLAMNEAKLGEAVAVADDLLTALVVAAPESFDLDLESLDFKALCAPWTGVNNCTGSVEGFGQKPEAQQQQTLFDLNRP
- a CDS encoding phage-related protein codes for the protein MNAAQNVVPIFQMNENLAAEAGISEFVVNGGAYNCTILKAKFIKAKSTGSDGLEISVITDSELKANYLNIYFRKNNGESIKSGEAMLSGIMYLTGIPALTSTQQNGEFFALELEGQNLGLFLQKSFYKKTGGGEGANFDIAMPFQTGSLLTPEEAMQGKAAETIKKMIADYRDK
- a CDS encoding putative carbon storage family regulator, whose product is MLILTRRVGEALVIGDDLRIVVDSIGLGDVRFTVIDISKIGNGGEWAAYSDFGECYILNKELKINFLSVKGSQVKIGIDAPKSISVHREEIYKKIQAEKPERITLSKRGLEMMG
- a CDS encoding probable DNA (cytosine-5-)-methyltransferase; protein product: MIDVKSYFCGAGLMDVGLIQAGVNIKQSFEIDKNAVKTYKANIGDHVKHCDISQELVLTQDGCDVMVFTYPCTKYSSIADIHQTRTGDELFLHALRHVAIERPEVYSIENVPGMKAFPIVMEAMTKMPDYYVQVFCPIQSELWLPQRRNRLIIFGSKKRFAIRPPENTRAISLAEILEKEPNVTLPKAIAARMGGKYRDLPIISDPAKGDIAPTCVAHYAKDKSTRLVVDKRFPLGVRPYSVREFARLQGLPDSFVFPVSDSSAYKQIGNGVSVQVGEWLGKEIKRYFH
- a CDS encoding Phage transcriptional activator, translating into MKYGYNVSKGHYMRTHTKMRLKCPACKIKARIYTHPASTEEVSSVYAKCTNHSCEKNGHSFVTQVAFTHWVDPKVAAVQISLDLLFQNLPADAQKQFLATASQSMQSS